A genome region from Penaeus vannamei isolate JL-2024 chromosome 20, ASM4276789v1, whole genome shotgun sequence includes the following:
- the LOC113830317 gene encoding uncharacterized protein isoform X1 codes for MFKWMISGHKGHKHKQEKLNNAVNNKNKNNLKQQQQNNHNSSSTAGSGQQHEQGSGEQQLHLSESNNSSAYNNQVNSTQEQSSAEHVNGGGDINQNVEKCDNVANTNGLSGGVDSDSPPPLPSSRPPPPPPHPPPPVPPHGPALQSMSQHPQPPLPPVPGQEEQRPPQAPGTCTLPRRGFAREEPGARFRSPSNPPPASRQPYQPPPQHQPPPYARHQPPDPASSRRASRGPYQPPPPPKMDAREPREGRERELRDPRDPRDARDPRDAGDLQWDARDFRGQQDGRDHAQDGRNFRDIRESWERRNATDFPRDERAAEDAKTASLPRGSYEAWHWPSRELDSGFDSLTPPGAGDGGGPRSLDSLGCRAGRGACPLPADEATYSQSTEDLLNASRTSPVSMASAATSTSSSASSSPVQYPTIRPARQPCVAGAARAHGSPHASPGGASPLSLGGPQHHSTPLGPPRAASPEEALLSDSVYPDAQPRYAEIPDARAKDDRGGNRLSRDLRELREPRDARESRKDLRESQEARTSRDNVRLRGFRETSLPRDFRDSRDPRGSYLEVRDDRGFRELSVDDTDDLEDDLDPRLQERLRGRRDSRQYASERGVDPAKEARLSRGDALRVRDTPAASAYERRDRNADGADGLQVADEHRGQRPPSARAQPERRGDGCPSTSSSVSWMEWTQQLQAYVAWVNSQLRKRGRPLISDLRRDLQSGVVFADLIEIISGEHVAGVTRAVDSPQVMRENLDRVLQFMAAKRIRMTHITSKEVVEGNLKSVMRIILALAAHYKPQSVKGNNNSSNNSSSTSPQHQHESSPLSSSSAVVAGQATTSSGPSGRSSGGAPPPTTHDVGVGPDAPPSSTAPEKTPNLSANRRMMAAGASAEDAGGVVGLRRHPSMTGTPAAARDSSPVYENLPRRVASNRWAYDSLRASHKFQWGGGSSSHARRGPGGAPVVPPKPSPSLDESSDDPLNSSFNASLNTSLNTSMEGDAEASSPRRDSSGSRGGGGGGGTRPAALNFWQDLTRKDASFQPPQEPLTAPVAPQKQAPATDDSDNPFRYHTIHRMSGRRKLPQIPGAAAGPSSNSSRVTTPQETQDSPRDYLGDERGGGMTTTATTTTDEGSREPEGRSQNSSPATSLVREATLDQWPREKGSLDPWEQEDLKGVLRDLNTTRDQLLALQNLELDPSSRSSHGPRSAENKDGGSAAVKQELLHLSLARQALEAEKGELSRLLEQREGIITELRKQMHQRDKTIQAQRAQFEEALRNSQQNGKRDSSAARMAMSGGAREELQLVRDAISSLRSNFRETDPNQHTLDTLEQAIAVLIERAGGGVNGGVNGVADKSSRPSHDKRPVNGLIDSSTKVIYFTERTVTPFMSTINKRLGDIRLRDFKSMFDRPGLFRFHFKSHDPEYGMVKEEIFNDDDILPGVDGKIIAWVEEDTE; via the exons ACTGTCAGGCGGCGTGGACAGCGACTCGCCGCCCCCGCTGCCGTCgtcccgcccccccccgccccccccgcaccccccgcCGCCCGTGCCCCCCCACGGCCCGGCCCTGCAGTCCATGTCGCAGCACCCGCAGCCGCCCCTGCCGCCCGTGCCCGGCCAGGAGGAGCAACGCCCCCCGCAGGCGCCGGGCACGTGCACGCTTCCCCGCCGCGGCTTCGCGAGAGAGGAGCCCGGCGCCCGCTTCCGCTCGCCCTCCAACCCGCCCCCCGCCTCCCGGCAGCCCTACCAGCCCCCGCCCCAGCACCAGCCCCCGCCCTACGCCCGCCACCAGCCCCCCGACCCCGCCTCCAGCAGGAGGGCCAGTCGGGGGCCGtaccagccgccgccgccgcccaagaTGGACGCGCGGGAGCCCCGGGAGGGGCGCGAGCGGGAGCTGAGGGACCCCAGAGACCCCAGGGACGCCAGGGACCCCAGGGACGCCGGCGACCTCCAGTGGGACGCGAGAGACTTCCGCGGCCAGCAGGACGGCCGCGACCACGCGCAGGACGGACGCAATTTCCGAGATATCCGCGAGTCGTGGGAACGAAGGAACGCGACGGACTTCCCCCGCGACGAGAGGGCGGCCGAGGACGCCAAGACCGCGTCCCTCCCGCGGGGGTCCTACGAGGCATGGCACTGGCCCTCCAGGGAGCTCGACTCGGGCTTCGACTCGCTCACGCCCCCAGGCGCCGGCGACGGCGGGGGGCCGCGCTCCCTGGACTCCCTCGGGTGTCGCGCCGGCCGCGGGGCGTGCCCTCTCCCCGCCGACGAGGCCACGTACTCCCAGTCCACCGAGGACCTGCTCAACGCCTCACGGACGTCGCCGGTGTCCATGGCCTCCGccgccacctccacctcgtcctcggcGTCCTCCTCGCCCGTGCAGTACCCGACCATCCGGCCGGCGAGGCAGCCCTGCGTCGCCGGTGCCGCGCGCGCCCACGGCTCGCCGCACGCCTCCCCCGGGGGGGCCTCGCCGCTCAGCCTCGGGGGGCCGCAGCACCACTCCACGCCCCTCGGACCCCCGAGGGCGGCGTCCCCCGAGGAGGCCCTCCTCTCCGACAGCGTGTACCCGGACGCGCAGCCGCGCTACGCCGAGATCCCCGACGCCCGCGCCAAGGACGACCGCGGCGGCAACAGACTGTCACGTGACCTGCGAGAGCTGAGGGAGCCGAGGGACGCCCGGGAGTCGCGGAAGGACCTGAGGGAGTCGCAGGAAGCGAGAACTTCGAGGGACAACGTGAGGCTGCGGGGCTTCAGAGAAACGAGCCTCCCCAGGGACTTCAGGGACTCCCGCGACCCAAGGGGGAGCTACCTGGAGGTGCGGGACGACAGGGGGTTCCGCGAGCTCTCCGTCGACGACACAGACGACCTCGAGGACGACCTGGACCCCCGCCTGCAGGAGAGGCTCCGCGGCCGCAGGGACTCCCGCCAGTACGCGAGCGAGCGCGGCGTCGACCCGGCCAAGGAGGCGAGGCTCAGCCGCGGCGACGCCCTCCGCGTCAGGGACacgcccgccgcctccgcctaCGAGCGCAGGGACAGGAACGCTGACGGCGCCGACGGCCTCCAGGTGGCGGACGAGCACCGGGGGCAGAGGCCTCCCTCCGCCCGAGCGCAGccggagaggaggggggacgggtgcccctccacctcctcctcggtgTCGTGGATGGAGTGGACGCAGCAGCTGCAG GCCTACGTGGCTTGGGTCAACTCTCAGCTGCGGAAGCGAGGTCGGCCGCTTATCTCCGACCTGCGACGTGACCTGCAGAGCGGAGTTGTGTTTGCGGACCTTATCGAAATCATTT CCGGCGAGCACGTAGCGGGGGTGACCAGGGCCGTGGACTCCCCCCAGGTCATGCGTGAGAACTTGGACCGCGTTCTGCAGTTCATGGCCGCCAAGAGGATTCGCATGACGCACATCACCAGTAAGGAGGTTGTGGAAGGCAATCTGAAAAGCGTCATGCGCATAATTCTCGCTCTGGCTGCGCACTACAAGCCCCAGAGCGTCAAGGgaaacaacaatagcagcaacaacagctcTTCGACGTCTCCTCAGCATCAACATGAGTCTTCTCCGCTGTCTTCTTCCTCCGCCGTCGTCGCCGGGCAAGCCACGACGTCCTCCGGTCCGTCAGGAAGGTCCTCAGGAGGCGCGCCGCCCCCCACCACGCATG ACGTGGGCGTGGGCCCGGAcgcccctccatcctccacagCGCCCGAGAAGACGCCCAACCTCAGTGCCAACAGGCGCATGATGGCTGCGGGAGCCTCGGCCGAGGACGCGGGCGGCGTCGTCGGGCTGCGCCGGCATCCGAGCATGACAGGGACGCCCGCAGCCGCCCGTGACTCATCGCCCGTGTACGAGAACCTCCCGCGGAGGGTTGCGTCGAACAGGTGGGCGTACGACTCGCTGCGCGCCTCGCACAAGTTCCAGTGGGGCGGTGGGTCGTCGTCGCACGCCCGCAGAGGCCCTGGCGGCGCCCCCGTCGTGCCGCCCAAGCCCAGCCCGAGCCTGGACGAGTCGTCGGACGACCCGCTCAACTCGTCGTTCAACGCGTCGCTCAACACGTCGCTCAACACGTCGATGGAGGGCGACGCGGAGGCCTCGTCCCCGCGCCGCGACTCCTCCGGCTCccgcggtggcggcggcggcggcggcacgcgGCCCGCGGCGCTCAACTTCTGGCAGGACCTCACCAGGAAGGACGCCAGCTTCCAGCCGCCGCAGGAGCCCCTCACCGCGCCCGTGGCCCCGCAGAAGCAGGCTCCGGCCACCGACGACAGCGACAACCCCTTCAG GTACCACACCATCCACCGCATGAGCGGCCGCAGGAAACTGCCGCAGATCCCCGGCGCCGCAGCGGGtcccagcagcaacagcagccgcGTGACCACCCCGCAGGAGACCCAGGACAGCCCGCGAGACTACTTGGGCgacgagagaggaggcgggatgacgacgacggcgacgacgactACTGACGAAGGCTCGCGAGAACCCGAAGGACGAAGCCAGAACTCGTCGCCGGCCACGAGTCTCGTCCGCGAGGCCACGCTGGACCAGTGGCCGCGGGAGAAGGGCTCGCTCGACCCCTGGGAGCAGGAGGACCTCAAGGGCGTCCTCAGGGACCTCAACACCACGCGCGACCAACTCCTGGCGCTGCAGAACCTG GAGTTGGATCCTTCGTCGAGGAGCAGCCACGGCCCAAGGAGTGCGGAGAATAAGGATGGAGGTTCAGCGGCCGTCAAGCAGGAGCTCCTGCACTTGTCGCTCGCTCGCCAGGCCCTCGAGGCGGAGAAG GGAGAATTGTCGAGACTTTTGGAGCAGCGAGAAGGCATCATCACCGAACTGAGGAAGCAGATGCACCAGAGAGACAAGACCATACAGGCTCAGCGGGCACAATTCGAGGAGGCTCTGAGGAACAGCCAG CAGAATGGAAAACGAGACAGCTCAGCCGCGCGCATGGCCATGTCGGGCGGAGCGCGGGAGGAACTGCAGCTGGTGAGGGACGCCATTTCGTCTCTCAGGAGTAATTTTAG AGAGACGGACCCCAACCAGCACACGCTCGACACCCTGGAACAAGCCATAGCGGTGTTGATCGAGCGAGCGGGCGGCGGCGTCAACGGAGGCGTGAATGGCGTCGCGGACAAGTCTTCGAGGCCGAGTCACGACAAACGGCCGGTCAATG gCCTCATCGACTCCTCCACTAAGGTGATCTACTTCACCGAGCGGACTGTGACGCCTTTCATGTCCACGATAAACAAACGACTTGGAGACATAAGACTGCGGGACTTCAAGAGCATGTTTGACAGGCCGGGCCTCTTCCGGTTCCACTTCAAGAGCCATGACCCCGAGTAcgggatggtgaaggaggag ATCTTCAACGACGACGACATCCTGCCTGGAGTGGATGGGAAGATCATAGCCTGGGTGGAGGAGGACACCGAGTGA